DNA from Devosia yakushimensis:
TGGCCGGGCGGGCGGCGGCATCACGCATCGCGCAGGCCGGTGAGATAGGCTTTGACGAAAGCACCGTAATCGGATGGCGTCTGGCCATCGGCAGCCAGCAGGGCCGGCGCGGCGCCGGCGCTGTAGCACCAGGCGGTGTGGCTGAGGCCGAGGGCATCGAGCACATTCTGGGTGAAGGGCTCGGCAAAATCGGCGAGACCGCCCGCCAAGCCATCGGTGCAACCGGGACAAAAGCCCCATTCGGTGACGATTATGGGCTTGTGCACGGCCAATGTGCCCAGGCTTTTGAACCAGCGGTCCGCGTCATTGCGGTCCTCATTGGGATAGACATGCCAGGCATAGGCGGTGCGCGGATCGGGCAGTGGGTCGGCGGCGGCGCCGGTCAGGTCATGTGCCCAGCGGCCGCCCGAGCAGAGCACGATATTGTCGCTGTAACTCCGGATCGCGGCCGTGATCTGCATCCAGGCCTGTTTGAAATCGGGCCACCAGGCGCCATCGGACAGCCAGTGGCTTTCGTGGCCAACTGGCTCGTTCCAGAGTTCGAACAGAACTGCCGGATCGTCACCATGGCGCTGGGCCATGGATGTCCAGAAGGCGATGGCATCGGCAATAGTGGAAAGATAGGCATCGGGTGGCAGGCCCCATTCGGGCGGGGGGATGGGCTCATAGTGATCGGGAAAGCCGATGACGTGCCAATCGAGGATGACGAATAGCCCTTGTGCCCGGGCAGCGGCGATATCGGCATCGAGATATTGGCCCATTAGCGTGCTGTCATAACGCCAATGGCCGGGATGGACGCTGATGCGGACGCAATTGGCGGCCCAATCCTGGGCGATGACGCGGTAATCATCGAGCGAGCGGCCGGCGCGGATATAGACCGGGTCACCCATGGCAATGCCGCAGAGACGGAGCGGCGCATCGTTCCAGAGCAGGCGATTGCCCGATATTTCGATGCGGGCGGGTTGCTGGGCGCGGCTGGCGGGCGCCGCCGCCAACCCGGCAAGACCGGCAAGGACGGTGCGGCGCTGCACGATCAACCTCCCCGGCGGCGGTTGAACAATATGCCCAGCGCGCCGCCGAGCAGCAGGCCCGCGATCAGGCCCAGCGGCAGCAGCACACTGGCTTTGGGCGGAAAGCTGCGCTCGGATGGTGCGACGGCTTGCGAAACGACCTGGGCGTTGAGCGTATCGAGGCGCGCTTGTTCGGCTGTTTCACGGGAACGCAACAGAGCGTCCTGGTAGACGGCGCGGCCGGCCTCGGCTTCGCGCTCGAGCTGACGCAGGCGAATGCGCTTGGCATCGGTCGCCTGCAGATTTGCGGTGGCGTCATAGAGCCTGGTGCGCAGGTCGGCAGCATTGTCTTCGGCCCGCTGCAGGGTCAGGTCGGCAGCGGTCAGCAGGCGCTGTACCTCGGCATCGATGGCGGCACGGGCGCCGGCAATGCGCTCTTCGGCCACGAGGAGCCGGGGATGTTGAGCGCCAAGCGTGGCGCGGAGTATTGCGGCATCGGCAAGCGCGGTTTGCAGCTGATCGCGCAACCTTGCGATATCGACCGAGCCCATGGCCTCGGGCGCGGCGGCGATGCGGTCGGGGTCTGCCATCAGGGCCCGCAACTGATCGCGCTCGACGCGGGCGGCGGCGGCGGCATTGTCGGCGGCCAGCAGCGCCTGGTTGGTTTGCCCGACCTCGCCTTCGAGCAAAAGCTGGCCGCCGGTTTCGACAATGCCATTGGCGGTCTTGAAGCGCTCGACGGCGTTTTCGGCGGCTTCCAGCTCGCCGAGCAATTGGGCCAGACGCCCCTCAAGGGCGCCGGAAGCGCGTTCGGCCTGGGCGGCGCGCTGCGTTTCGCGCAGGCCCAGGTAATTGCCGACAACGGCATTGGCGATGGCGGCCGCCTTGGTGGCGCTCTCGGATTCGGCGTGGATATCGACGACATAGGTCCGGTCGAGCCGCACGATATGGACGGCTTTGCTCAGCGCCAGCACGGCCTTGCTGAGATCATCGCGCGGGGCATCGGAAATGCCGCCGGCAAGACCATCGAGCAGGACACGGAGCGGGTTGGGCTTGCCGGCAAATTCGGGGTCGCGATCGAGGCCGAGCTGGGTGGCGGTGGCGCGCAGCACGGAATCGGACGCCATGACACGCGCCTGACTTTCGATCAGCACAACGCCAGCATCGCCGGAGGCGGTGGATGGCGTCAGGTCGCGCTCGAGCAGCTGAAGATTTTGCGGATCGATGAAAATCTGCGCACTGGCGCGATAGCTGGGAGTCAGCACCAGAAGCGCGGCGAGAGCCAGGGCAGCGCAGCACAGGGCCCCTGCCCCGGCCCAGTATCGCGCCCGCCAGAGCTGGCCAAGATGGTCAGCCAAGGCAGGAGAGACCGGAGGGACCTGGCCAAGAACCGTGGCCGTTTCGGTAACGATGTCGGAGCGAAACATGCGGACCGCCAGTATGTCATGGTTAATGCATGATTAAACTGGAGGAAGTGTTGCACCCGCAGGGCGCGAGGAGAAATGGAAGCTGGCGTGGCGGTTAATTGTAAGCGATTGTACTTACAAGGTTTTTCGTAGTTTCTATGTGCCGACGCTGCGCGCGGCCCCGACATCTCAGGATGGATCCCGGATCAAGTCCGGGATGACATCGTGGTGTGGATAACATCGTGGGCGGGTCGGGATTTCGAGGCTAAACGTCCAGATCGTCCAGGACCGACAGGAAGGCCGCGCCATAGCGGTCGAGCTTGGCCTGGCCGACGCCGGGCAGGTTGAGAATGTCGTGCAGGTGGCGCGGGCGGGCCAGGGCCATGGCGCGCAACGTGGTGTCGTGGAAGATGACGTAGGGCGGCACGCCCTGCTCCTTGGCGATGCGCAGGCGCTCGTCGCGCAGGGCATTGAAAATGGTCATGGCCGGTTCGGGCAATTGCACGGCATTGGAGAGGCGCTGGCGCACTTCGGCGGCCTTTTTCGGCCGGTCCTTGCGCAGGGTGACCATCCGCTCGTGGCGGAATACGGCGCGGGCGCCCTCCCCCAGTGTCAGCGCGCCATGGGCAGCGTGATCGACCACCACAAGGCCGCTGGCTGTCAGCTGGCGCAGCACCGATTGCCAGGTTTTGCTGTCGATATCCCGTCCCTGGCCAAACACGGCCTGTTTGTCGTGGCCGAAACGCTCGACCTTTTCGGTAGCCTTGCCCACGAGCACATCGATGACATGGGCGGCGCCGAAGCGCTGGCCGGTGCGGTAGATGGCGGCCATGGCCTTGATGGCGGCCTCGGTGCCATCCCAGCTTTCGACGGGCGAGCGGCAGGTATCGCAATTGCCGCAATTGCCGCCATGAGGTTCGCCGAAATGGGCCAGGATCGCCTTGCGGCGACATTCGGCGGTTTCGCAAACGCCCAAAAGAGCATTGAGCTTGGAATGCTCGAGCCGCTTCACCTCGTCAGGGGCATTGCCCTCGTCGATCATGCGGCGACGCTGCACCACATCGGCCATGCCATAGCTCATCCAGGCATCGGCAGGCTGGCCATCGCGGCCGGCGCGGCCGGTTTCCTGATAATAGGCCTCGATGGAGGCCGGCAGATCCATATGGGCGACATAGCGCACATCGGGTTTGTCGATGCCCATGCCAAAAGCAACGGTGGCCACCATGCAGATGTTTTCCTCCTTGAGGAAAGCATCCTGATTGGCGCTGCGCCGCTCGGCGCTGAGCCCGGCGTGGTAGGGCAGAGCCGGAATGCCCTTGCCGGACAGCCAATCGGCAATGTCCTCCACCTTGGCGCGGGAGAGGCAATAGACAACGCCCGAACTGCCCTTGTGCGCAGCGAGGAAGGCCAGCAATTGCTCCCGCGCCTTGTCCCGCTCGATGATGGAATAGGAAATATTGGGCCGGTCAAAACTGGTGGAGAAGACGTGGGCGCCCTCAAGCCCCAGCCGCTCGATAATGTCGGCCCGCGTGGTCGGATCGGCAGTGGCGGTGAGCGCGATACGAGGCACGCCGGGAAAGAGTTCGGTGAGCTGGGCCAGATCGCGATATTCGGGGCGGAAATCGTGGCCCCATTGGCTCACGCAATGGGCCTCGTCGATGGCAAAGAGCGCGATATCGAGCCCTTCGACCATATTGCGGAAGCCTTGGGTGGCAACGCGTTCGGGCGCGACATAGAGCAGGTCGAGTTCACCGCAGCGCAATTGGCGGCGGACTTCGGCGGACTCTTCCGCGGTCATGGCCGAGTTCAGCGCGGCGGCGGCGACGCCGGCCTGGCGCAGAGCCTCGACCTGATCGCGCATGAGGGCGATGAGGGGCGAGATGACGATGCCGACGCCGGGGCGGCATATGGCGGGGATCTGGTAGCAGGCCGATTTGCCGGCGCCGGTGGGGAAGAGCACGACGGCGTCGCCGCCGCCAACGACATGGCGGACCACATCTTCCTGCTGGCCGCGAAAACTCTTATGGCCAAAGATATCGCGCAAGACATCGAGCGGGTCGCGGGAGGCATCCCGGCTTGCCGCGCCAAACAGGTCCATGCTCGAATCCAATGCGCTCACGGGGAAACTTGAATCACAGCCAAGGGGTGAGCCGCAAGGCAAGGAAGGGCAAAGAACGACTTTATCCGCCGGCCATTCGGGGCAGCGGCTTGCTGAGGAATGGTGAATGGCGCGCGACGAAGCGCCAGGGCGTTTCGACGCCCTTGGTGATGCCGATGCGCGGACCGGCATGGATTTCGGACGGCTCGCCCGGCAGCAGTTCGAAGGGTTGGGCATCGAGCGGCAGGCCATTGTGGGCAATGGTGATATCAAGCGCCTGGCAGAGCTTGCCCGGACCCGAACAGAGTTGGCGGGCGGGAAGACCGCCGCGCCGCTCGGCCATGAGATGGGTGCCGCAAGTGGGCTCGAGAGCGCGGATCAGCACGGCGCTACCCGGCCGGCAGACGAAATTGAGGCACCAGTGGATGCCATAGATTTTGTAGACATAGGCACGACCGGGCGGGCCGAACATGGCGGCGTTGCGCGGGGTCGGACCGTTGAAGCTGTGCGAGGCCGGATCGCTTGGGTCATAGGCTTCGACCTCGACCAGCGGACCGCCGACGCCATCGACCAGGAGGGTCACGCCGATCAGATCGCGCGCAACATCGAGGACGGGGCGATCGAAGAAATCGGGCGGCAAGGCCACGCTAATCGACACGGCCGCGGGCGTCGACATGGACGGTTTCAACGACCTGGTCGCCGGAGATCAGCGTCACACTGTCGAACAGGTTCGAGACGACGCAGGCGTGATTGGGGATGATGCGGAGTTTTTCGCCAATGGCCGGTTTGGTGGGGCAATTGGTGAGATCGATCGTGCCATGCTCTTCGCTGAGGCCGGTGATGACGGCGTCGGGATAGGCTTCGATGAGGCCAAAGCCGGTCATGCCGAGGGTATCGCTGGTGAGCGCCTTGGAGCCGGCATCGATGATGGCCCGGTTTTCGGTGGGGCGGCTGACGACGGTTGCCAGCACGGTCAGCGCGCAATCGGCAAAGCCGCCGACATTTTTGGCGACCTGGAAGCGGTCCATATAGATATAGGTGCCGGGGCGATGTTCGGTGGCGGTTTTGACCTCATGAGCGCGCCAGATATCGGGCGTGCCGCCATTGGAAACGACTTCGGGCGGCAGGTTGGCGGCGATGAGGGCAGCCTTGGCGTCGGCCAGCCATTTTGCATTGGCCTCGACCTGCCCGGCGGCGGGATAGGTCATGAGGCCCCCGAAATGGAGGCCGGGCGAAGCGGCGATCTTTTGCGCCAGGGCGACGGCTTCGGTTGGCGATTGCACGCCGCAGCGGCCCATGCCGGTATCGCATTCGACGAGCACCGTGAGCGGCTTGGTTGAGCCGGCAAAGGTGGCTGAGAGACCGGCGACGGTCTGGGCGCTGTCGGCGGTAACAGCGATATTGATGCGGGCGGCCAGGGCCTTGAGGCGGGCGAGCTTGGCGGGGCCGATAATATTGTAGGGCAGGAAGATTTCGGTGATGCCGGCATCGGCCATGACTTCGGCTTCGCCCAGTTTCTGCACCGTGATGCCCACCGCGCCCAGTTCGACGGCGCGCTTGGCGAAGCGAGGCAGCTTGTGGGTTTTGATATGGGGCCGGAGCTTGAGGCCATGGGCGTCGGCATAATCCTGCACGCGCTTGAGATTGGCCTCGACGCGGTCGAGATCGATGAGGACCGCGGGGGTATCGAGTTCGGCTATGTTGCTCATTTGCCCCTCAGAACTTCATCGACGAAACGCAGATTGCCGGCTGTCAGCCCGGCATCGACCGGCAGCACCGTACCGGTGATGCCCGATGCGGCGTCCGAGCACAAGAAGACGGCGGCATTGGCCACTTCCTGGGGCAGGACCATGCGGCCCAGCGGGTAATGGGGCAAGACATTGTCGAGCAATGTGGGGTCGGCGGCTAGCCGATGATCCCAGGCCGGGGTGCGGACCGAACCAGGGCAGATCACATTGGCGCGCAGACCCTGGGCGCCGCGTTCGACAGCCAGCGAGCGCGCATAGGCAACGAGCCCGGCCTTGGCCGCGGAATAGGCCGGGTTGCCGAAATGGGCGAGCGCATTGACGGAGGAGATGAAGACCAGGCTGCCGCTGCCGCGCGCCGCCATGGCCTTGACCACGGGATCGGTCATGGCATAGGCGCCGTTGAGATTGATCGATATTTCCGAGGCCCAGATATCGTCATCGAGATGATCGAGCGTTTCGGCGCGGGTGAAGCCGGCATTGGAGACGACGGCGTCGGGCACACCATGCTCGGCAATATGGCGCTCAATGGCGGTTCGCGTGGCTTTGGGATCGGCCAATTCGAACAGCACCTGCCCGGCAAGGTCCAGCCCGGCCAGCAGGTCCGCATCGCGGTCGGCACCAATCACATTGGCCCCGGCCTGCCTGAACACAGCGACCAGGGAACGGCCGATGCCGCCCCCCGCACCTGATATCAGGACGGTTTTGCCATCGAGACGAAACGCTGAGCTCATGTCAGGGCCCCTTATAGGCGACGCAATCGATCTCGACCTTGCAGTCGACCATCATATGGCTCTGCACGCAGGCCCGCGCCGGCGGATGCTCGCCGAAATAGCTTTTATAGACGCCGTTGAAGCTCCAGAAATCACGCGGATCATCGAGCCAGACGCCGCAGCGCACCACATGTTCGAGACCGTAACCGGCCTCCTCAAGAATGGCGATGATATTGGCAATGGTGGCGTGGGTCTGCTCGACAATGCCGCCATTGATGATCTCGCCATCCTTCATGGCGACCTGGCCGGAGACATAGAGCCAGCCCCCCGCCTCCACCGCCCGGGCGAAAGGCAGGTTCTGACCGCCGGCTCCGGACTTTTCGGCGCCATAACGTTTGATCGGCATTTGGGACCCTCCTTTTCGGTCTTTTCTGAAAGACAATTTCACTGATCGCGAGCTTATCGCCAGAAATTGGGCAATTCTCGCGAAAAATGACAGCAGAAATGTAAATTTCTTACGTGATTGCGGGATATGCCCTGTGCTAGCTTGGCATGGTCCCGTCCCTTTGGGACATCCGGTTTTATTGTCATTTTGCGAGTTCCGAGTGCGTGTCTTCACCGCCGCCCTGGCCACCGAGACCAATACATTTTCCCCGATCGCGATCGACAAGCGCGCTTTCGAGGCCTCGCTCTACGCCAAGCCGGGCGAACATCCGGCAACGCCGACCCTGTGCAGCGCGCCCATTACCGTGGGCCGCGAAGTGTGTGCACAGCTGGGCTGGACGCTGATCGAGGGCAGTGCCAGCTGGGCCGACCCGGCAGGGCTGGTGGCGCGCACGACCTATGAGGACTTGCGCGACGAAATTCTTGAGCAATTACGGGCGGCCATGCCGGTGGATGGCGTGGTGCTGGGGCTGCATGGCGCCATGGTGGCGCAGGGCTATGACGATGTCGAAGGGGACCTGCTGGCCCGGGTGCGCGAGATTGTGGGGCCGGACGTGCTGGTCTGCGCCGAGCTTGATCCGCATAGCCATCTCACGGCCAAGCGGGTGGCGGCGGCTGATTTTTTCGTGGTGTTCAAGGAATTTCCCCATATCGACTTTGTCGATCGGGCGCGTGACCTGTGGTCAATCGCGGTGCGGGCGCTCAAGGGCGAGATCACGCCAGTGATGAGTGTGTTCGATTGCCGGATGATCGATGTGTTCCCCACCTCCAAGGAACCGATGCGCAGCTTTGTGGACCGGCTTTATGGGCTGGAACAGAGCGAGGCAGGGGTGCTCTCGCTCTCGGTGGTGCATGGCTTCATGGCGGGCGATGTGCCCGAGATGGGGACCAAGGTTATCGCGGTGACCGACAATCAGCCGGAGACCGGCGCGGCGCTGGCGGAAAAGCTGGGGCGGGAACTGTTTGCCATGCGCGGCACCTTCATGGTCGCCCAAGTGGATGAGCATGTGGCGGTGGATGTGGCTGTTGCTGCGACCAAGGGGCCGGTGGTGATCGCCGATGTGTGGGACAATCCCGGTGGTGGCCCGGCGGGCGACGCTACGGTGATCCTGGGCGAGCTGATTGCGCGGGGCGTAACCGACGTGGCGGTGGGGACGATCTGGGACCCCATTGCGGTGCAGATCTGTATGGCGGCGGGCGAAGGGGCGGAGATTGCCCTGCGCTTCGGGGCCAAATCGGCGCCGGATACGGGCCATCCCATAGACAAACTGGTAACGGTCAAAAAACTCGTGCCCAATGCAGAGATGCGGTTTGGGGAGAGCTTTGCACCATTTGGCGATGCGGCCTGGATCAGCTTTGACGGGATCGATGTGATCCTCAATACGACGCGGGCGCAGAGCTTTGATCCGAGCCTGTTTTCGGCGATGGGGATCGAGCCGACATCGCGGAAGATTTTGCTGATCAAGTCGACCAACCACTTCTACGACTCGTTCTCGCGGATTGCCTCGGAGATTGTCTATTGCTCGGCGGGGAAGCCCTATCCGAATAATCCGGCGACGACGCCTTATCGCAAGGCGCGGCGGGATATCTGGCCGATGATGGAGAATCCTTGGTGAGGTTTATCCCTAGGCATCGGAGTACCCCCTCCTGGCCTCCCCCTGATAGGGGGAGGGATCTCTCCACTCTGGAAACTGGATCGCGTTTTAGCCACCGGGCGGTTCCTCCCCCTATCAGGGGGAGGTTAGGTGGGGGTATTTGCTATTCCTCAGCCCAGTTGCCGTACATGATCGGCATCAATCCGACCAAAGCCTTGAAGCGGTTCCAGCTTTTGCGTTCCGGCAGGGTCCAGCCGGCCTCGGCGACGGCTGAGAGGCGGGGGAAGACCAGGCGGTCGAAGATGGCGCGATCGGTCATGGATTCGCTCCAGATGCAGCTCTGGACGCCAAGCAGGTGCTTGAGCTGGTTTTCGGTCCAGCCTTCGCGGGCCTCGAATTCATAGGTTTCCTGCGGGCCTGACCAGCCGGCCCAGCCGGCGCCCGGCTCGGCCCAGGCCTGACCATTGGCCATGTCGAGATAGTAGCGCTGGCCTGGGGAAACGACCATGTCATAGCCGCGTTCAGCCAGGGCGGCGTTGATCTCGACATTGCGCCAGCCGATGAGGAAGGTCTTGGATTTGTCGACCTTGTCGCCATGGCCCGCCTCTTCCCAGCCGCCGGTCACCGCGCCCTTGGAGGCGATATACTCATGCACGCGACGGATGAATTCGGATTGCAGGAGCGCGGTAGGCGAACCCTCGATCTCGTCGGCGCCGTGATGGTTGCCCAGAACGTTGAGCTGGGCTTCGTGCTTCTTGCGGAGAGCGGGACCGCCGAGCTTTTCGATCATGTCGAGGGCCAGTGGCGAGCCGGACCAGGCGGCGAGCGGAACCTCGTCGGCGCCGAGATGGAAGATGCCGGCGGGGAACATCTCCAGCACCTCGTCGATCACCTTTTCCATGAAGGTATAGACCGGCTCATAGGCGGGGTTGAGGCTGTTATTGGGGAAGCCCTGCACCGACTGGTATTCGCCAACCTCGTTGGGATCGCGCAATTGCGGGAGGGATTGCAGCACGGCGTAGGAATGGCCGGGGACGTCGATTTCGGGGATCACGGTAATGGCGAGGCTATCGGCCAAAGCCACGATTTCGCGCACCACTGCCTTGGAATAATAGCCGCCGGTCGGCTGCGGGCCGGAACCCAAGAGCGGCGGCAGGGCTTTGCCGTGGCCGCGCCAGGCGCCGATTTCGGTGAGTTCGGGGTAGGCCTCGATTTCGAGGCGCCACGCCTCGTCTTCGCTGAGATGCCAGTGGAACTTGTTCATCTTGTTCCAGGCCATGAGCTTGATGAGACGGCCGACTTCGGCCCCGGTATAGAATTGGCGCGCCACATCGAGATGGCAGCCGCGATAGGTAAAGCCGGGCTCGTCGGTGATGGTACCGCCGGTAGGGAAGAGGAAGGTCTGCGGATGGAGTTTTGCGCCCCGCAGAATGTGACCCAGGGTAACCAGGCCATAGAACATGCCCTGCCGGGTGGTGGCCGAAACCGTCGCCGCATTGTCGGCAAAGGCAATTTCATAGGCCTCGGCGCCCAGGCCAGCCTTGTGCTCGACCGCGACGGGCATGCCGGCCTCGGAAGCGGGGCGGACAATAGCCTCGACGGGGAAGAGATCGCCGACCAGCGTGGCGAAGGCCTGGGCGGCTTTGGCGGCGTCGTCACCCTGTGGCTGCAGGTCGAAGCCGGGCGGGGCAATGCGGGCGCCGGTGGTGGCAACGGATTTGGGCCAGGGGATGATCGAAACGGGGACCGGCGCCTTGGCCGGAACCTTGAACCGTATCGCGCCCTTGAGCAGCGGGGAATTGTGCCCCTTGCCCTGAGTGGGGGCGGTGGGCAGGGAAATGATGGTGCCGTCGGCCAGGGCAACGTAACCGGAATTGGCGCCGTCGCTCCAATGGCGCAGGCCATAGGAGAGACCGCGTGCGACAGCCTTCCAGGTTTCGCCCGGCTGCAGCACGAAGCCGTCTGGCGGGGCGATCAGGGTGTGATTGGAGAGGCGCTTGAGCAGCTTGCCATTTTCGAGGGTCGCGTGCGGATCGATGCGGGCCGGCCCCGAAAAACCGAGGGTGAAATCCTTGAGGGGCGCATCGCCATTATTGGTGAGCTCGATGCCATAGGCGAGCGCTTCCCCCTCGCTGGCGGGCGTCCAGGTGGTTACGAGCGACAAAGAATAGCCGGCAGTCATGTGCTTGGATCCCAAGGCAGGAGTGGAAGGAGGGCTCAGTCCCCGAGGGGCTGGGCGTCGTCGCCGTCCCGATTGACGACGAGCTGGTGCTTGATGCGCCGCATGCTGGCGACGGCAGAGGCGCCAAGGCGGGTCGCGACGGTCTGGGCGAGAACGTCCACCGTGGCGAGAAAGGCGTAGCGGCCCGGGGTGGGACGGAGAATGTCGATGTTCTCGTGCCAGTTGACGGGCAGCAGGATATCGGACTGGGCCGAGACCATGGAGGCCGAGCGGGTAACGACGATGCGGGTCAGCCCATATTCGCCGGCGACGGTGAGCGTCTTGGCCAATTGCGCATTATTGCCCGAAAGCGAAAAGGCCACGATGACGGTGCCGGCGGGGGCGGAGGCAGCGCGCATCATCTGCAATTGATGATCTTCGGTGGAGGCAACCTTGAGGCCGAGGCGAAACAGCCGCGTCTCGATTTCGCCAGCCATCATCGAGGAGGCGCCGCCGGAGCCGAAAGCCAGCACGAAATTGGATTTGGCGATACTTTCAGCGGCGCGTTCGACAGCGCCGAAATCGAGGTGTTCGAAGGTTTCGTAGATGATGGACTGGATGCCATTGACCACGCCCTGGGCGATCTCGCGCACATTGGAGGGGCTGGCGGCAGGAGCCAGATAGCGCTGGCCGACGAAACGGGACTGGGCCAGGCGCACCTTGAAATCGGCATAGCTATCGCAGCCCAGGCGCCGGCAGAAGCGCGTGACGGTGGGCGGGGAGACATCGGCCTGGGCGGCCAGGTCGACGATAGACATTTTGAGCACGCTATCGACATCGGCGAGCACGATTTCGGTCAGGGCGCGCTCCGACCGCGTGAACTCGTTCTTCTCGGTCTGCAACAGACCGACGATATCCAGCATGATGCTCTCCTCCGCCTCGGGCGAGCTGCTAATAGACTGCCAGGCCCTTTTCGTCGAACAAATGAACCTGGTTGATGGCAAAGCTCATTGCGACGGCCTGCCCTTCTGCAACCTTGGGGTCGCCTTCGAACAGGGCGACGAAATGCTCCCCGGCGGGCAGATCGGCATAGCTCACGGTATGGATGCCCAGATGTTCGACGATCTTGGGGGTGATGGTGAGGGTGAAGTCGCCCTTGTCGAGGCTGAGATGTTCGGGGCGGATGCCCAGGGTCACGGACTGGCCGTTGACGGCCTTCGACTGGCGCGGCAAGGCGATGGTGCCCAGGGTGCCGAGATCGACCGTGGCGGTTTCGCCGTCGGCCGAGGTTACCTTGCCATTGATGAAGTTCATCTTGGGGCTGCCGATAAAGCCGGCGACGAAGAGATTGTCCGGCTTATGATAGAGCTGCAGCGGTGAGCCGACCTGGGCGATCACGCCGGCATCGAGCACGACGATCTTGTCGGCCATGGTCATAGCTTCGACCTGATCGTGCGTCACATAGATCATGGTGGAACCCAGGCGCTTATGCAGCTCCATCAGCTCGATGCGCATTTCCGAGCGGAGTGCGGCATCGAGATTGGACAGGGGTTCGTCGAAGAGGAAAATCTTGGGCTGACGCACGATGGCGCGGCCGATAGCGACGCGCTGACGCTGGCCGCCCGAAAGCATGCCGGGGCGGTGCTGCAGGCGCGGCTCGAGCTGCAGCACCTTGGCTGCGGCGTGTACCCGGGCATTGACCTCGTCATTGGGCAGTTTTTCAACGCGCAGCGGGAAGGCGATGTTCTCGAACACGGTCATATGCGGATAAAGCGCATAGGACTGGAACACCATGGCAATGCCGCGCTGCACGGGGGGCAGATCGTTGACGACCTTGCCGCCGATGGTGATTTCGCCGGCGCTGACATCCTCGAGCCCGGCGATCATGCGCAACAGGGTCGACTTGCCGCAGCCGGAGGGACCGACAAAGACGACGAACTCGCCTTCGGAGACTTCGAGATCGATCCCCTTGATGATCCGGGCTTCGTTGAAGCTTTTCTCAAGTTGCTTGAGGCTGAGCTGGGACATGGCACTGCGTCTCCGGGCGGCGGCACGAGGCCGCGGGCGGTCGAAAGGGATCGGATGGCCGCCGCCCAAAGGGCGACGGCCGGTAATGTTCAGGCTACTTGTACTGCTCGAGTTCGCCCGCGGCCGTGGTGAGGGCAGCGGCCGGTTCGGCAGCGCCGGTCACGACGGACTGAACCATTTCGATCATCACGTTCTGCAGGCCGACATAGTCGGTCAACAGCGGCTCGGGACCACCGAATTCGATGCCGTCGAGGAAGGGCGCCCAATAGGGCTTCTCGGCGAGCAGTTCTGCGGTCTGAGGCTCAAGCGGAC
Protein-coding regions in this window:
- a CDS encoding RidA family protein, which gives rise to MPIKRYGAEKSGAGGQNLPFARAVEAGGWLYVSGQVAMKDGEIINGGIVEQTHATIANIIAILEEAGYGLEHVVRCGVWLDDPRDFWSFNGVYKSYFGEHPPARACVQSHMMVDCKVEIDCVAYKGP
- a CDS encoding ABC transporter ATP-binding protein, yielding MSQLSLKQLEKSFNEARIIKGIDLEVSEGEFVVFVGPSGCGKSTLLRMIAGLEDVSAGEITIGGKVVNDLPPVQRGIAMVFQSYALYPHMTVFENIAFPLRVEKLPNDEVNARVHAAAKVLQLEPRLQHRPGMLSGGQRQRVAIGRAIVRQPKIFLFDEPLSNLDAALRSEMRIELMELHKRLGSTMIYVTHDQVEAMTMADKIVVLDAGVIAQVGSPLQLYHKPDNLFVAGFIGSPKMNFINGKVTSADGETATVDLGTLGTIALPRQSKAVNGQSVTLGIRPEHLSLDKGDFTLTITPKIVEHLGIHTVSYADLPAGEHFVALFEGDPKVAEGQAVAMSFAINQVHLFDEKGLAVY
- a CDS encoding MurR/RpiR family transcriptional regulator, translated to MLDIVGLLQTEKNEFTRSERALTEIVLADVDSVLKMSIVDLAAQADVSPPTVTRFCRRLGCDSYADFKVRLAQSRFVGQRYLAPAASPSNVREIAQGVVNGIQSIIYETFEHLDFGAVERAAESIAKSNFVLAFGSGGASSMMAGEIETRLFRLGLKVASTEDHQLQMMRAASAPAGTVIVAFSLSGNNAQLAKTLTVAGEYGLTRIVVTRSASMVSAQSDILLPVNWHENIDILRPTPGRYAFLATVDVLAQTVATRLGASAVASMRRIKHQLVVNRDGDDAQPLGD
- a CDS encoding beta-N-acetylhexosaminidase produces the protein MTAGYSLSLVTTWTPASEGEALAYGIELTNNGDAPLKDFTLGFSGPARIDPHATLENGKLLKRLSNHTLIAPPDGFVLQPGETWKAVARGLSYGLRHWSDGANSGYVALADGTIISLPTAPTQGKGHNSPLLKGAIRFKVPAKAPVPVSIIPWPKSVATTGARIAPPGFDLQPQGDDAAKAAQAFATLVGDLFPVEAIVRPASEAGMPVAVEHKAGLGAEAYEIAFADNAATVSATTRQGMFYGLVTLGHILRGAKLHPQTFLFPTGGTITDEPGFTYRGCHLDVARQFYTGAEVGRLIKLMAWNKMNKFHWHLSEDEAWRLEIEAYPELTEIGAWRGHGKALPPLLGSGPQPTGGYYSKAVVREIVALADSLAITVIPEIDVPGHSYAVLQSLPQLRDPNEVGEYQSVQGFPNNSLNPAYEPVYTFMEKVIDEVLEMFPAGIFHLGADEVPLAAWSGSPLALDMIEKLGGPALRKKHEAQLNVLGNHHGADEIEGSPTALLQSEFIRRVHEYIASKGAVTGGWEEAGHGDKVDKSKTFLIGWRNVEINAALAERGYDMVVSPGQRYYLDMANGQAWAEPGAGWAGWSGPQETYEFEAREGWTENQLKHLLGVQSCIWSESMTDRAIFDRLVFPRLSAVAEAGWTLPERKSWNRFKALVGLMPIMYGNWAEE
- a CDS encoding M81 family metallopeptidase, which produces MRVFTAALATETNTFSPIAIDKRAFEASLYAKPGEHPATPTLCSAPITVGREVCAQLGWTLIEGSASWADPAGLVARTTYEDLRDEILEQLRAAMPVDGVVLGLHGAMVAQGYDDVEGDLLARVREIVGPDVLVCAELDPHSHLTAKRVAAADFFVVFKEFPHIDFVDRARDLWSIAVRALKGEITPVMSVFDCRMIDVFPTSKEPMRSFVDRLYGLEQSEAGVLSLSVVHGFMAGDVPEMGTKVIAVTDNQPETGAALAEKLGRELFAMRGTFMVAQVDEHVAVDVAVAATKGPVVIADVWDNPGGGPAGDATVILGELIARGVTDVAVGTIWDPIAVQICMAAGEGAEIALRFGAKSAPDTGHPIDKLVTVKKLVPNAEMRFGESFAPFGDAAWISFDGIDVILNTTRAQSFDPSLFSAMGIEPTSRKILLIKSTNHFYDSFSRIASEIVYCSAGKPYPNNPATTPYRKARRDIWPMMENPW